In a genomic window of Nostoc sp. UHCC 0870:
- a CDS encoding glycosyltransferase family 4 protein, producing MKIAQVAPLWERVPPPNYGGIELVVSHLTNELVRRGHEVTLFASGDSQTLANLAAVYPRALRFDNTVQEYAVYEMLELSQVYQQAEKFDLIHSHIGISALPLASLVLTPTVHTLHGSFTKDNQNLFSYHQKQPYVSISNAQRQIHLNYIETVYNGIEPADYPFIAQPQEPPYLAFLGRFSPEKGPQYAIAMAKKTGWKLKMAGKVDVVDANFFEQEIFPQIDGQQIEYLGEINHTQKAQLLGNAAITLFPISWQEPFGLVMIESMATGTPVIAINRGSVTEVIEQGKTGFICETYDEMVQMIPAALELNRRQCREYVEDKFSVIQMVNKYEAVYEQVINNQIQLSSYIHAAQI from the coding sequence ATGAAAATCGCTCAAGTTGCCCCCCTGTGGGAACGAGTTCCACCTCCCAATTATGGAGGGATTGAACTGGTAGTGAGTCACTTGACCAATGAATTAGTACGTCGTGGTCATGAGGTTACATTATTCGCTTCTGGTGATTCTCAAACCTTGGCTAATTTAGCAGCAGTTTACCCACGTGCATTACGCTTCGACAATACAGTCCAAGAGTATGCCGTGTATGAAATGCTAGAACTTAGTCAAGTTTACCAACAAGCAGAGAAATTTGACCTGATTCATTCTCATATAGGGATTTCGGCATTACCCTTGGCGAGTTTGGTTTTAACTCCGACTGTACACACTCTGCATGGTAGTTTTACTAAAGATAACCAGAACCTTTTTAGTTATCACCAAAAACAGCCATACGTCAGTATTAGTAACGCCCAGCGTCAAATTCATCTCAACTATATTGAAACCGTTTATAACGGGATTGAACCAGCAGATTATCCATTCATTGCCCAACCGCAAGAACCGCCTTACTTAGCATTTTTAGGGCGATTTTCTCCCGAAAAGGGGCCACAATATGCGATCGCAATGGCTAAAAAAACTGGCTGGAAATTGAAGATGGCGGGGAAAGTTGATGTAGTCGATGCCAATTTTTTTGAACAAGAAATTTTTCCCCAGATAGACGGGCAGCAGATAGAATATTTAGGCGAAATTAACCATACACAAAAAGCTCAATTACTTGGTAACGCTGCAATAACTCTTTTTCCTATTAGCTGGCAAGAACCCTTTGGGTTAGTGATGATTGAATCAATGGCAACTGGTACACCAGTAATCGCCATAAATCGAGGTTCTGTAACAGAGGTGATAGAACAAGGCAAAACAGGTTTTATTTGCGAAACCTATGATGAAATGGTTCAGATGATTCCGGCGGCTCTGGAATTAAATCGTCGCCAGTGTAGAGAATATGTAGAAGACAAATTTAGTGTTATCCAAATGGTTAACAAATATGAAGCCGTCTATGAACAAGTGATCAATAATCAAATCCAATTAAGCAGTTATATTCATGCGGCTCAAATCTAA
- a CDS encoding zinc-dependent alcohol dehydrogenase produces MLAALLYGQEDLRLEQVADPYPDVSEVVIKVGVATTCGTDLKVWRRGGHAKMLKPPTLFGHEAAGQIVAVGAGVTGWQVGDRIIANNSAPCMKCFFCQRQEYSLCPHLTWNNGTFAEYLKIPAPIVQHNMLRVPDDLPLELAAMTEPLACVLHGVARSNVKPKDRVVVLGDGAIGLMFVAALADTTEVLLWGGNDHRLEIGQKLGAAKTFNYHQITDIPGVVKELTPGWGADVVIEATGVPSVWETAIACARPGATVNLFGGCPRDTTITVNTEQLHYSELTLKGVFHNTPEYVRAALSLIASRKIPFELLISEQRPLKDLEQVFHDMKARKVIKVAINP; encoded by the coding sequence GTGTTAGCAGCATTACTATATGGTCAAGAAGATTTACGCTTAGAACAAGTTGCAGACCCCTATCCAGATGTAAGTGAAGTAGTAATTAAAGTAGGGGTTGCTACTACTTGTGGTACAGATTTAAAAGTGTGGCGGCGTGGTGGTCATGCCAAGATGTTGAAACCGCCAACTTTGTTTGGTCATGAAGCCGCAGGACAGATTGTTGCAGTGGGTGCAGGTGTAACAGGTTGGCAAGTAGGCGATCGCATCATTGCTAATAATTCTGCCCCCTGCATGAAATGCTTTTTTTGTCAACGCCAAGAATATTCTCTATGTCCGCATTTAACTTGGAATAACGGCACATTTGCGGAATATTTGAAAATTCCTGCCCCGATTGTGCAGCATAATATGTTGCGTGTTCCTGATGATTTGCCGTTAGAATTGGCGGCTATGACTGAACCATTGGCTTGTGTGCTGCATGGGGTCGCCCGTTCTAATGTTAAACCCAAAGATAGAGTTGTGGTTTTAGGAGATGGGGCAATTGGGTTGATGTTTGTTGCAGCGTTGGCGGATACTACTGAGGTGCTGCTGTGGGGAGGTAATGACCACAGACTAGAAATTGGTCAAAAACTGGGTGCAGCTAAAACCTTTAATTATCATCAAATTACCGATATTCCTGGTGTGGTGAAAGAACTAACCCCAGGTTGGGGTGCAGATGTGGTGATTGAAGCAACGGGAGTACCCAGCGTTTGGGAAACTGCGATCGCCTGCGCTCGTCCTGGTGCTACAGTCAATTTATTCGGTGGTTGTCCACGAGATACAACAATTACGGTCAACACAGAACAATTACACTACAGCGAACTCACCTTAAAAGGCGTATTTCATAACACCCCCGAATATGTGCGGGCTGCGCTGTCATTGATTGCTAGTCGTAAAATCCCCTTTGAATTATTGATTAGTGAACAGCGACCATTAAAAGATTTAGAACAGGTTTTTCATGATATGAAAGCGCGGAAAGTAATAAAAGTGGCTATTAATCCTTAA
- a CDS encoding type II toxin-antitoxin system RelE/ParE family toxin, giving the protein MNRYIISLPASRDLQAIADYFAVENVEAGERLLYAFNQKCQQLVNFPHMGRKYQDLLPDLRGLPLDGYIIFYITTNDGIEIVRVVSARRNLTSLFANPEENL; this is encoded by the coding sequence ATGAATCGGTATATTATCTCACTACCTGCTTCTCGTGATTTACAAGCTATTGCAGATTACTTCGCGGTAGAAAATGTTGAGGCTGGTGAACGACTTTTATATGCGTTTAATCAAAAATGTCAACAACTCGTTAACTTTCCTCATATGGGAAGAAAATACCAAGATTTGCTTCCAGACTTAAGAGGACTTCCATTAGATGGATATATTATTTTCTACATAACTACTAACGACGGAATTGAAATTGTTAGAGTTGTCAGTGCCAGACGTAATTTAACATCTCTATTTGCAAATCCAGAAGAAAACCTATAA
- a CDS encoding type II toxin-antitoxin system ParD family antitoxin: MSITLSPEQEQIIQVLLATGRFHSVDEVIKSALRLLEEETISNQGWLEETRTKIDEGIASLERGEGIDGETFVNQLLTQLQQAKKAEK; encoded by the coding sequence ATGAGTATTACCTTAAGCCCAGAGCAAGAACAGATAATTCAAGTTTTGCTAGCCACAGGTAGATTCCACAGCGTTGATGAAGTAATTAAAAGTGCATTACGCCTTTTAGAAGAAGAGACTATTTCTAATCAAGGGTGGCTGGAAGAAACTCGCACCAAGATTGATGAAGGTATAGCATCACTTGAAAGGGGAGAAGGAATTGATGGTGAAACTTTTGTGAATCAGCTTTTAACACAGTTGCAGCAAGCAAAAAAGGCTGAGAAATGA
- a CDS encoding DUF5674 family protein, with amino-acid sequence MVLIIREPATSEEIEEMLKTWDVFIKIAVDIERKILAGGGVRHYECEQELLKDGSRQKDIWGADWSPYTEEIVFESIINIRPSQNNRSMIIQSPQIREQVNQITKRLLGGL; translated from the coding sequence TTGGTTTTAATCATCCGTGAACCTGCTACCTCTGAAGAGATAGAGGAAATGCTGAAAACTTGGGACGTATTTATTAAGATAGCAGTAGACATAGAACGCAAAATTCTTGCAGGTGGAGGCGTTCGCCACTACGAATGTGAACAAGAGTTGCTGAAAGACGGTAGCAGACAAAAGGATATTTGGGGTGCTGATTGGTCTCCTTACACTGAGGAAATCGTGTTTGAGTCAATCATCAATATCCGCCCTAGCCAAAACAACCGTAGTATGATCATCCAATCTCCACAAATTCGAGAACAAGTTAATCAAATTACCAAACGATTGCTAGGAGGATTGTAA
- a CDS encoding Dethiobiotin synthetase: MNYETARKLLVGQTIATEDNPDALLTRMKWGKPPVPGQITSILLALKVVFEALKESPSLDRELTFALYQLSIKAQQLFVAGRRAGVDWPPLLKEDLLRIALAVESIFSGVWQTPPSGSF; encoded by the coding sequence ATGAATTACGAAACAGCTCGCAAACTTCTAGTAGGGCAAACAATAGCAACTGAGGATAACCCAGATGCCCTATTGACGCGGATGAAGTGGGGAAAGCCACCGGTACCCGGTCAAATCACTTCGATTTTATTAGCTTTGAAGGTTGTATTTGAAGCACTGAAAGAATCCCCCAGCCTAGATAGAGAATTAACTTTTGCCCTTTATCAATTAAGTATTAAGGCGCAACAGCTATTTGTAGCAGGGCGAAGGGCTGGTGTAGATTGGCCGCCATTACTCAAGGAAGATTTGCTGAGAATCGCTTTAGCTGTAGAAAGTATTTTTTCTGGCGTTTGGCAAACTCCACCTTCTGGAAGTTTTTAG
- the crtD gene encoding C-3',4' desaturase CrtD encodes MSNIFVDQSKPRVVVIGAGIGGLTAAALLAHRGYSVLILDQALVPGGCASTFKRQGFTFDVGATQVAGLEPGGIHHRIFSELEIELPDAIPCDPACAVFLPGENTPINVWRDPEKWQAERQRQFPGSAPFWQLMATLFNASWEFQGRDPVLPPRNLWDLGQLIQAVRPSTFITAPFTLFTVGDALRLFGLGNDRRLRTFLDLQLKLYSQVSAEETALLYAATALSVSQLPQGLFHLQGSMQVLSDRLVEALERDGGKLLMRHTVEHIKVENGKATAVVIRNQKTGEVWTETADHVVANVTVQNLVQLLGESAPSGYQQRVEKLPSASGAFVVYLGVDASAIPLDCPPHLQFLYDADGEIGENNSLFVSVSHAGDGRAPAGKATIIASSFVDPEQWRRTEDYSGLKQKFTQEAIAKLAQYFYLKPETIVYQEAATPRTFAYYTARDRGIVGGIGQRIPTFGPFGFANRTPIQDLWLVGDSTHPGEGTAGVSYSALTVVRQIQAES; translated from the coding sequence ATGTCTAATATTTTTGTTGATCAAAGTAAACCTCGTGTAGTCGTCATTGGTGCGGGAATTGGTGGACTGACGGCGGCTGCATTATTAGCCCATCGTGGTTACAGCGTGTTAATTCTAGACCAAGCCCTTGTTCCAGGCGGGTGTGCTTCTACATTCAAACGCCAAGGATTTACCTTTGATGTTGGCGCAACCCAGGTAGCAGGGTTAGAACCTGGAGGAATCCATCATCGGATATTTTCCGAATTAGAAATCGAGTTACCAGATGCAATCCCTTGTGACCCAGCTTGTGCAGTCTTTTTACCTGGAGAAAATACACCGATTAATGTCTGGCGTGACCCTGAAAAATGGCAAGCAGAACGACAAAGGCAGTTTCCTGGTAGCGCACCTTTTTGGCAACTGATGGCAACTTTATTTAACGCCAGTTGGGAATTCCAAGGACGTGACCCTGTGCTACCTCCCCGCAATTTGTGGGATTTAGGTCAGTTAATTCAAGCAGTGCGTCCGAGTACATTTATTACTGCACCCTTCACTTTGTTCACTGTAGGTGATGCTTTAAGGTTATTTGGGTTGGGAAATGACCGACGACTGCGGACATTTTTAGATTTACAACTGAAGCTATATTCTCAAGTCAGTGCTGAAGAAACGGCTTTACTTTACGCCGCTACAGCCTTGAGTGTATCCCAACTACCCCAAGGATTATTTCATCTTCAGGGTAGTATGCAGGTATTAAGCGATCGCCTAGTTGAAGCTTTAGAAAGAGACGGTGGTAAATTATTAATGCGCCACACTGTCGAACACATCAAAGTTGAGAATGGCAAAGCTACGGCTGTTGTGATTAGGAATCAAAAAACAGGCGAAGTCTGGACAGAAACAGCAGATCATGTAGTTGCTAACGTCACTGTCCAAAATTTAGTACAACTCCTAGGAGAATCCGCACCATCAGGTTATCAACAGCGTGTAGAAAAGCTACCTTCTGCATCTGGTGCGTTTGTGGTGTATTTGGGTGTAGATGCTAGTGCTATACCTCTGGATTGTCCGCCCCACTTACAGTTTCTGTATGATGCTGATGGAGAGATTGGCGAAAATAATTCTTTGTTTGTCTCTGTCAGTCACGCGGGTGATGGTCGCGCACCAGCAGGGAAAGCCACAATTATCGCCTCATCCTTTGTAGACCCTGAACAGTGGAGGCGTACTGAAGATTATTCAGGACTCAAACAAAAGTTTACCCAAGAAGCGATCGCAAAACTAGCACAATACTTTTATCTCAAACCAGAAACCATAGTTTATCAAGAAGCCGCTACGCCCCGAACTTTTGCTTACTATACTGCGCGCGATCGCGGTATAGTTGGCGGTATTGGTCAAAGAATCCCCACCTTTGGCCCCTTTGGTTTTGCTAATCGGACACCCATCCAAGATTTATGGTTAGTTGGTGACTCCACCCATCCAGGAGAAGGTACAGCCGGGGTAAGTTATTCCGCCTTGACAGTTGTCAGACAAATTCAAGCGGAATCTTAA
- a CDS encoding ABC transporter ATP-binding protein, with the protein MKSRSNYWQLLPYIRPQWQNLTKGLVGIVGYVLATLTLINFAGKLANPFGEGNVVAIAQLAAILALVFLVRGVFQSVQDIYMSKAALRVAFYLRKQVYTHLQKLDLSYFETAKAGDLSYRLTEDIDRIGEVIHKLFHDFLPCVLQLIAIPIYMIYLNWQLTLATVIVAPLMGVLIGWFGERLRKYALKSQNRVSDLSAILTEVFSGIRLIRAFAAEKYEVARFSHEAERSFQAKYSAERLKAVQIPIIGFLEALSALSLILVGAWQIQQKNLTVGEFFSYLTAAGLLIDPIGHVTNNYNEFKQGEASVDRIFELMAIQPTVTEKPNAMNLPPVEGKVEYRHITFAYKPGESVLKDINLLAMPGEAIALVGASGAGKTTFVNLLPRFYDPTNGEILIDGVNIRDVSLESLRRQIGIVPQETIMFSGTVAQNIAFGQNFYDLEAVAEAAKIANAHQFITQLPEGYQTWVGERGVNLSGGQRQRIAIARAVLLNPRILILDEATSALDSESEALVQQALERLMQQRTVFIIAHRLSTVRKCDRILVLERGQIVESGTHEELLALERRYARFYTQQFSH; encoded by the coding sequence TTGAAAAGTCGTTCTAATTACTGGCAACTGCTGCCCTATATTAGACCCCAGTGGCAGAATCTTACTAAGGGACTAGTCGGCATTGTGGGATATGTGCTGGCGACGCTGACGCTAATTAATTTTGCAGGGAAGTTAGCAAATCCTTTTGGTGAAGGTAATGTAGTAGCGATCGCACAATTAGCGGCAATTTTGGCCTTAGTGTTTCTTGTCCGTGGCGTTTTTCAGTCTGTGCAAGACATTTATATGTCGAAAGCAGCTTTAAGAGTCGCTTTCTATCTCCGCAAGCAAGTGTACACCCACTTACAAAAATTAGATTTAAGCTATTTTGAAACCGCCAAAGCTGGTGATTTATCTTACCGCCTCACCGAAGATATTGATCGGATTGGTGAAGTCATCCATAAACTGTTTCACGACTTTCTTCCTTGCGTGTTGCAATTGATAGCTATCCCCATATATATGATTTACCTCAACTGGCAACTCACCCTAGCTACAGTGATAGTTGCGCCGTTAATGGGTGTATTAATCGGTTGGTTTGGGGAACGTTTACGTAAATATGCGTTAAAAAGTCAAAATCGCGTATCCGATTTATCGGCAATTCTCACAGAAGTTTTTAGTGGGATTCGCCTAATTCGAGCGTTTGCGGCTGAAAAGTACGAAGTTGCTAGATTTAGCCATGAAGCAGAACGCAGCTTTCAAGCAAAATACTCAGCCGAACGCCTGAAAGCTGTGCAGATTCCCATCATCGGATTTTTGGAAGCTTTAAGTGCTTTATCCCTAATTTTGGTGGGAGCATGGCAAATTCAGCAAAAAAATTTAACCGTGGGGGAGTTTTTCAGTTACCTAACCGCCGCAGGTTTATTAATTGATCCCATTGGTCATGTTACCAACAACTACAACGAATTTAAGCAAGGGGAAGCCTCTGTAGACCGGATTTTTGAATTGATGGCGATACAGCCAACGGTGACAGAAAAGCCTAACGCGATGAATTTACCCCCAGTGGAGGGTAAAGTTGAATACCGTCATATCACCTTCGCTTATAAGCCAGGGGAATCGGTCTTAAAGGATATTAATTTATTAGCGATGCCAGGGGAAGCGATCGCTCTTGTCGGTGCGTCTGGTGCTGGTAAAACCACCTTCGTTAATCTTCTCCCCCGTTTTTACGATCCCACAAATGGGGAAATCTTGATTGATGGCGTGAATATACGAGATGTCTCTTTAGAGAGTTTACGGCGACAAATTGGCATAGTTCCCCAAGAAACCATCATGTTTTCTGGGACTGTTGCTCAAAATATTGCTTTTGGACAAAATTTCTATGACTTAGAAGCAGTTGCAGAGGCGGCGAAAATTGCTAACGCCCATCAGTTTATTACCCAGCTACCAGAGGGCTATCAAACTTGGGTAGGTGAAAGGGGTGTAAATTTATCTGGTGGACAAAGACAAAGAATTGCGATCGCCCGTGCTGTATTGCTGAACCCACGGATTTTAATTTTAGATGAGGCGACATCAGCCTTAGATTCCGAGTCAGAAGCCTTGGTACAGCAAGCCTTAGAAAGACTCATGCAACAACGGACAGTATTTATTATTGCCCACCGTTTAAGTACAGTCAGAAAGTGCGATCGCATTTTAGTATTAGAACGAGGACAAATTGTAGAGTCAGGAACTCATGAAGAATTATTAGCCCTTGAGCGTCGCTATGCAAGGTTCTATACTCAGCAATTTAGTCATTAG